A window of the Hevea brasiliensis isolate MT/VB/25A 57/8 chromosome 6, ASM3005281v1, whole genome shotgun sequence genome harbors these coding sequences:
- the LOC131180732 gene encoding alpha carbonic anhydrase 7-like, with amino-acid sequence MGKLAIQLLSFPFFISLLLLTLPTGSLQVANEKEFDYGEKGPDRWGELDPEWSTCSTGSMQSPINLQEEKSEEVSYLGKLNRTYKPSNATLKNSGHDMELEWENGAGTFEINGIEYVLKQCHWHTPSEHTIDGRNFSLELHMVHESQEGKIAVVGILYTIGSPDSFLSSLTEHLRLVAGPKEAETVVGIVNPNDIETGTKYYRYMGSLTTPPCTENVTWTVIKKVRTVTVEQVGLLRVAVHYESGTNARPIQPTNGRLVQLYDPDEDEDD; translated from the exons ATGGGAAAGCTAGCAATCCAATTGTTGTCTTTCCCATTCTTTATCTCTCTTCTGTTGCTTACCCTCCCAACAGGATCTCTCCAAGTTG CGAATGAAAAAGAGTTTGATTATGGTGAAAAGGGTCCTGATCGATGGGGAGAACTTGATCCAGAATGGAGCACATGTAGTACTGGATCGATGCAGTCACCCATTAATTTGCAAGAAGAAAAATCTGAAGAAGTTTCCTATTTAGGGAAACTTAACAGAACTTATAAGCCTTCCAATGCCACTCTGAAGAATAGTGGCCATGATATGGAG TTGGAATGGGAAAATGGTGCAGGAACTTTTGAAATAAATGGAATTGAATATGTTCTCAAACAGTGTCACTGGCACACGCCTTCTGAGCACACCATCGATGGTAGGAATTTTTCTCTAGAGCTGCATATGGTTCATGAGAGTCAAGAAGGAAAGATTGCTGTGGTTGGGATTTTGTACACAATAGGAAGTCCAGACTCTTTCTTGTCATCT CTCACAGAACATTTAAGATTGGTAGCTGGCCCCAAAGAAGCAGAGACAGTGGTGGGTATTGTTAATCCAAACGACATCGAGACAGGCACAAAGTATTATAGATACATGGGATCTCTTACAACTCCTCCTTGCACAGAAAATGTCACCTGGACTGTTATCAAAAAG GTGAGGACTGTCACCGTTGAACAAGTGGGATTGCTTCGCGTAGCGGTTCATTAT GAATCTGGCACAAATGCAAGACCAATCCAACCAACAAATGGACGCTTAGTGCAACTTTATGATCcagatgaagatgaagatgattga
- the LOC110644847 gene encoding alpha carbonic anhydrase 7-like, with amino-acid sequence MGKLAIQLLCSFFIFLLLHTPAAESQEAGHEKEFDYQKNSEKGPARWGELEPNWSTCSNGTMQSPINILKRSVKIVSHLGGLDRDYKPSNATLKNRGHDMMLEWESGAGNVEINGTEYVLQQCHWHSPSEHTINGRRYALEMHMVHKSQDGKVAVVGIIYKVGNPDSFLSSLRDHLRLVAGPREAEKVVGLVNPYDIRISRKYYRYMGSLTTPPCTENVTWTISKKVRTVAKEQVRLLRVAVHHESGTNARPSQPTNGRLVQLYEPDDDKDY; translated from the exons ATGGGAAAGTTAGCAATCCAATTGTTGTGTTCCTTCTTCATCTTTCTTCTCTTGCATACCCCCGCAGCAGAGTCTCAAGAAGCTG GCCATGAGAAAGAGTTTGATTACCAAAAAAATAGTGAAAAGGGGCCAGCTAGATGGGGAGAGCTTGAACCAAACTGGAGCACATGTAGCAATGGAACAATGCAGTCACCTATTAATATATTGAAAAGAAGTGTTAAAATAGTTTCCCATTTAGGGGGACTAGATAGAGACTACAAGCCTTCCAATGCCACTCTTAAAAATAGAGGCCATGATATGatg TTGGAATGGGAAAGTGGTGCAGGAAATGTTGAAATAAATGGAACTGAATATGTTCTCCAACAGTGTCACTGGCATTCACCTTCTGAGCACACCATCAATGGCAGGAG GTATGCTCTAGAGATGCATATGGTTCATAAGAGCCAAGATGGAAAGGTTGCTGTGGTTGGAATCATATACAAAGTAGGAAATCCAGACTCTTTCTTGTCATCT CTGAGAGACCATTTGAGATTGGTGGCTGGCCCCAGAGAAGCAGAGAAAGTGGTGGGTCTAGTGAATCCGTATGATATCAGGATTAGTAGAAAGTATTATCGATACATGGGATCTCTTACAACTCCTCCTTGCACAGAAAATGTTACCTGGACCATTAGCAAAAAG GTGAGAACTGTTGCCAAAGAACAAGTGAGATTGCTTCGCGTAGCAGTTCACCAT GAATCTGGTACAAATGCAAGACCAAGCCAACCAACAAATGGACGCTTAGTGCAACTCTATGAACCAGATGACGATAAAGATTATTAA